Genomic window (Kwoniella dendrophila CBS 6074 chromosome 1, complete sequence):
CAAACAATCTCGCTTCCCACTCCTTCAAAATCCCTCCTTGTTCCCACCATTGTTCGCATCCCTTGCAAATCCTGCCGTCCAGCAGCTATCTCTAGCTTCCTTAGCCAATACAACGTCTGCCGCTTTGCCGCATCTGTCTTCAGCAACCAATCTGCTTCAATCCTATGCGCCTGGTGGAAAAAAAGTGGCTCCCCAGCCTGCTGCTACCCTACCTGTTGAGGAAGAGGAGAGTGGACCCGATCCGAGAGATGTAGATAGAGTACTAGGTGAATTGGTAGCATTGGGTGGTCGTTGGGCACTCTTCAGGCGTTTCGTTTGGAGTCGTATAGCGGTGAGTTACCTGACGTATCTCATGCAAGTGAAGAGCTGACATCGACATCAGGATGAGGAGAACGACGACGATGCCAATTCTCAGTCGGGACGGGCGGAAGATGAGCAAGAAGAGCTCGATAAAATACTTGTGATTGAACAGTCAGGCAGTCAAAAAGCTATCGAGAATCTGCTCAAAGTTTACTACGAACCACTTGAGTTATGGTTCTTACGTATGAGTATAGAGAAGGTATGTCTAAGCGGGTGTTTCGCCTTGCACCAAGCTAACTATGTATCTTTTGTCTTTAGGCTCATCGACTGGACTCTCCTGACACATCGATTCGACCTCATCTGTCCTCCATCTTGGACGACACTTTCTACCTTCTCAAGCTTGTAATCGGCCGTTTGCTATCTTGTGGGTCTATAGCAACACTCCGTTCTATGCGTCAGAAATTAGCAGAAGTGATAGAACGAGATTATACAGGAGTGATCAGGAAAAAGATGGATGCTGTTTATATGGGTCAAGTCCCAAGCTCACAAGGTACagagaaagacaaaagagaaagggaCCAGAGGTCAGCCTTCATAGTGAGCATCTCCACCGCGGCATGTTCGACGAATTGTAGCTGATATGACTACAGATTCACCTAAACGATCTTGACGTGTCAGCCGACTATATGGAACGGTTGCTGGATGAAATACTTGCAAGTCTGCCTCAAGTTTTCCTAGACACTGAAATACATCACGTGAAGGATGAAGTGGAGACTTTGAGAGATATTTCCAATAGATTCCGAACGACCTGCAAGGTGAGTCTAGTTATAATTTGTATCGAAGGGGTAGGGGTATACTAACAGAAGCGAATACAGACTGGATTGGAACAGCTCTTCAATCAATTGACCAAACCCAGATTACGAGGTATACTGGATGACTGTTACAAAGACGTGACATACCTCCTCGATGAAGATACGTTTGCGGAAGCCGATGAGTTAGACATAGTGAGGAAGAGGTTCATACGAGCTTGGGAAAATCTGGTAGAAGGTTATAAGGTTAGTCATCAGGTCAAAAATTCATAGAATGTCTGCTGACGTCTGACCAAAAACAGGAGTCTTGCACCGATCATAATTATCAGCAATTCTTCAATATGACTGTTGAGGTTCTGGTAAGACCGTGGGAGAAAATGATACAAGGTATAAGATTTACAGAGGTACGTGGTTATTCCGGTATTAGCAAAGTTCGTTCAAACTCAGTATTGATCAAACAGCTTGGTGCAATTCGATTTGAACGGGATGTTCGAGCCATAGCAAATTATTTGTCTGCACAAACGACCTTTGGTGGAGCAAGGGATAAATTCACTCGATTACAACAAATTGCTACCGTCCTTAACCTTGACGCAGTAAGTGAAGAAATTGCAGCTGATAAGCGCATGTCGCTAATCTCGTTTCATACCATCTGTAGGAtgaagatcctgaagaaTTCTGGAGTAATTCTGGTGTACCTTGGAGATTGAGTAAAACAGAATACAATAGTATTATCGAGCAACGTCAATAATGAAGTAACGTAAATAGATATCAGATGTAGTATATACATGCATATTAGCAATACAATCTTGCTAccattttatcattcaattaACTCAACATGCGCTATACAACTTGGAAAGTCTCGGTCGAAGCCGTACTGAGAACTAATCTTCTTCGTTATGATCCATGGTCATTCCCCAAACTCTAGCTATGTCTACCCAGAATTGAGCTTCTCCACCTGAACCACTAAGCGGCCATTTGCTACCTATCAGCTGCTTGATTTCCACTTGAGAAAGGGGTGCTGAACGTGAGCTAGTGCCTGGGGATCGACTGCTGATGACTTCCTGCAGTctggaatgaagatgataggTATTATGATGCAGTTGTCTAAGGATCAATTTACCTCGTCttatagcttcatcttcaagctcttgatcaatctcatcttcttgtCCAGGAGGTATTGTGATCAAAtcgttttcatcatctaaactTGACTCTAATAACctagcatcttcttcaccttcatcaagtcTTAGATGACCTTGTTCACCCACATTTCCTCTACCTACAGCAAATTCACAAACTCCCATACATAACATCCAAGCTCTTTCTAGAATTTCGAAAGCCATCAACCACCATCCACCCGTTTTGCTTATCCCTGCATGTACAGTAGGCGGTGAAGAAGttaataacaataatgatttGTATAGGggtaaatctgaaaatgaatatgTTATCGGTATAAGTGTATGTTTAGGTTGATGGAATGTCGAGAATATCTGTGGGGTAGGGGTGTTTGGTATATTATCAATGTCACTTTCGGTTGATGAGGAAAGTGGTATCGAAGATAAATCGATGAACATGTCATAAGCTGTATGGTGCGATTTATAGATTGCATCTGATGTAGCTAAAAAATGGAATGGTAAGTTAGTATATTGAGTGATGAAAGCAAGAGTGTATCACTTACTAGCAATCCACCCGcctttcctcttcttcatgtCGGTAAGATCCATTAGGCCCACGTTACCTAGCCATGCTGAAGCTTCGGTATTCTGTGTCGCAGGAGGAGACACTGACATCGACCATATGCACCAAGCGAAGGCGGATAGGGGAAGCAAAGGCGGTGTGGAATACAGAATCTACGACATTCGTCAGTGGTTAGTAAGGCATCATTGATTGGAAGAGAGAATGGATTAACGACGTACTATTCGCTGTCCAGACAATGCAGCTTTGTACACTGGTACAATAGAAGGGCCCAGAACGCCTAGTAGCGAAGGCATATAAGCTATAGGGTGTTCAACCTGTCCAATAAGATCTATCAGCTTGAACCGTAATTCGTTGTAAAGTCAACTTACAGGCAAGCTAGAGTTCCCGTCTATCATCCTTCTGACCTGCCTAGTAGCCTCTTTGCCTTTTACATTTGTAGTATTGGAAAAGCTTGGTAGCGAGTCAGCCCTATTATCATGCCAGATTTTGGCTAAGATAGAAACTGCGCTGGATGGCTTTGATGAAGTCGATGGCGCAAAAGGGGATGTTTCCAGATCTTCTAGCTGATCAAATAATGACGATAGAGAATCATGAAGGGAGAATAAATTAGAAGGGATAGCTGGTTTTGCTGATAATATCCCGAGGAATATGTAAGCGGATTGAAGGTAAGCTGTGGGTAAGCGCGATACTTACCGAGGACAACACCTAAAGTacccattcttcttcctctagCACCTTCATCACTCAACCTGCTACGGAACACACCTGCTCCAGGAAGTTCATGGTGAGTAAACAGCACCAAATCGGAATCCAAGGCATGTAGACCCGATGGCAATGTAGTATGTTCGATAGTATCTGCTGGTAGGTCTATAGGTGAAATTAGATATCATCCTAACCTGATCAACGGATTATGACTTACTCGGTAAGGATGCGTAGAAGATAACCGATTGGCCTTGGATATCGTCGAAGTGTGTTAGGAAGATCGCTGCTAGGGGCGGTAGAGAGACCATTTTGCTCTTTATGGTTGACTGAAAGCACTGGAAGATGTAtgacaaagaagaagaagtatagACGGAAACTGCTACGACGGATTGCACGGTACTCGTACCGGCTTTGTTATTGTGAAATGCGATTTCAGGAACATTACGTATCAGAGCAGTTCCGGTTCTCATTCTGCAGTGATACAGAAGTGCAAGTCATTGTATAGATGCAAGCAAGAAAGATTCAAACGCATGATATACATCTACATATGCTATGAATagctcaaaatcaagttcattatcattaacaACATGTTTATGCGAAGTACTATTTTATGGACAGGTATGTTAGCGTTCAACACAAACCTTTTTGGCCGTTGACACTTACGTGATGCTCTTTTGCTTTTCGTGCTTGTACTTCAAGAATACCACCATGGAAATGTTCGTGGGATAATTGAGTAGCATTTTGTCGCAAGGCCAACTAAAGTCGAGGTTAGCTGATTCCATCGAAAATAGAGCTCGGCCAGCTTACCATTCCCGCTTCCACACATACTGCCTTGAGCTGAGCACCATTCATGTCTTCTGTAGAACGAGCCAATTCCTCGAAGCTACCGACTGAATCAGCCTCTACTTGAGGTTCATTATAACAGGAATGTACTCACTTGACACCATGATGATTGAGCTTTCTAGAGTGAATTTGCAAGATACGTTCTCTAGCTGattcattaggtaaaggaaaCTCTATTTTTCTATCTAGTCGACCGGAACGGAGAAGAGCTGGATCAAGGATATCAATTCTGTTGGTAGCAGCGATGACCTGAGGATTTAACAAGATTAGTATGGACGTGGAAAGAGTGAGAGCGATCTAGCTCACTTTGATTCGACTATCACTAGAGAAACCGTCCAACTGATTCAAGAGCTCCAACATGGTTCTTTGTACTTCTCTGtcacctgatttatcacTGTCAAATCGTTTTGTACCAATAGCATCTAACTCATCAATAAAAATGATTGCTGGAGCTTTCTCTTTGGCTAATTCGAAGGCATCTCGTACCAGTTTGGCACCATCACCAATGTACATCTGAGCGgatcatcagcaaatataGTCTTTGCATGTCATTGGAGTCAACTTACTTGTACAAGTGCTGGACCAGCGAGTTTGAGGTAACATGCGTTTGTTTGAGCGGCACAAGCTCGAGCGAGTAGAGTTTTACCAGTACCTATAGAGACGATGAGCTGCCATTGGGGATGAAGATATGACTTGGCTTACCTGGAGGTCCGTACATCAAACAACCCTTGGGAGGAGTGATACCTAAAGTCTTGAATTTATCGGCTTGTTGCATTGGCAATACACTGACAGACAGACAGAAATTAGGTTGGTCTTGCGTTTGTCACTACATTCCACTTACATGGCCTCgatcaattcttcaacttgtttatcCAAACCACCAATATCCGTATACGTCTCCGTTGGTCTCTCATCAACTTCCATAGCTTTCACTCGGGCGTCGTATTCTATACAAATACAATCAGCATTCCGTATTTTCCCTCATCATTGAAAACTGGATAACCTACCTGCAGGCAATTTATCGAGAATGAGGTAGGAGTCTTTGTTGACACCGATCAAATCACTTGGACGTAATTCATCGTGAGGTACAAGTCCAATAATGGGTAAAAATACGGTCTAAGCCAATATCAACGAATGTTAAGACGGTTACTGATGAAGTATAGACAAACCAACTTACTTGTCTGGTAGATGTTTTGATAACGGcacattttgatttcttaGCATTTTGTTCGTTGTGAGCAGCTCCTTCTTGTTCCTCAGCATCGACATCCAAGATCTATAATTTTCACATACATCAGTGATCAATGGAGACAGAGAGGATTATGATCGAACTCCTGACTTACCTCAACTACCTTTGACACTAAATAAGGTAATACCTTGTTTTGCTTAATTTTGGTCATGTTGTCGCCTATCTTATCTGTCATCTGCTCTCTTTCGTGCGCTAGCCTCAAAGATTCTTgcctcatcatctttatttcaTTATCGATC
Coding sequences:
- a CDS encoding 26S protease regulatory subunit 6A-B, giving the protein MSAPASDPPPPPQNPGNGDNKPEELAVSQTTGQNQETTESTNPTAEDVQMEEIKTKEDELEDIPEGVRNSDVADIKMQARMIDNEIKMMRQESLRLAHEREQMTDKIGDNMTKIKQNKVLPYLVSKVVEILDVDAEEQEGAAHNEQNAKKSKCAVIKTSTRQTVFLPIIGLVPHDELRPSDLIGVNKDSYLILDKLPAEYDARVKAMEVDERPTETYTDIGGLDKQVEELIEAIVLPMQQADKFKTLGITPPKGCLMYGPPGTGKTLLARACAAQTNACYLKLAGPALVQMYIGDGAKLVRDAFELAKEKAPAIIFIDELDAIGTKRFDSDKSGDREVQRTMLELLNQLDGFSSDSRIKVIAATNRIDILDPALLRSGRLDRKIEFPLPNESARERILQIHSRKLNHHGVNFEELARSTEDMNGAQLKAVCVEAGMLALRQNATQLSHEHFHGGILEVQARKAKEHHYFA